A genomic stretch from Orcinus orca chromosome 14, mOrcOrc1.1, whole genome shotgun sequence includes:
- the SYNPO2L gene encoding synaptopodin 2-like protein isoform X3, with protein sequence METFEPISQEPLSQASCDKAPSPVPELQDPFYAELQRAESLQERSVKEAKTKCRTIASLLTAAPNPHSKGVLMFKKRRQRAKKYTLVSFGAAAGTGAGEEDGVPPTSESELDEEAFSDARSLTNQSDWDSPYLDMELARPSSGAAEGQGPGLGGQLSEASGRGAQLFEQQRQRADSSTQEPAGDGPAATLNGQGLQSPPRAQSAPPEAAVLPSSPSPAPAASPRPFLPSSGASTPAPSIFNRSARPFTPGLQGQRPGTTSVIFRPLAPKRANESLGGLSAVPPPFLSSPQGTTPLPSFSSGVPSHVSTPGSTSTPRSSGPVTATSSLYIPAPNRPVTPGGAPEPPAPASGAAMTSTASIFLSAPLRPAARPEAPAPGPAAPEPSSAREKRISVPAARTGILQEARRRGTRKQMFRPGNEETKNSPNPELLSLVQNLDEKPRAGGAESCPEEDALSLGAEACNFMQPPGGRSYKTLPHVTAKTPPPMAPKTPPPTTPKTPPPVAPKPPSRGFLDGLVNGAAPSAGIPEPPRLQGKGGELFAKRQSRADRYVVEAPGPGLGPRPRSPSPTPSLPPSWKYSPNIRAPPPIAYNPLLSPFFPQAARTLPSKIQSQGPRAAPKQGIKALDFMRHQPYQLKSAMFCFDEVPPTPGPTSSVPPKTARVQEIRRFSTPAPQPTAEPLAPTVLAPRAATTLDEPIWRAELASAPVLSPAPPPESPRGLGTSPSSCGFQVARPRFSATRTGWQAHVWRPAAGHH encoded by the exons ATGGAGACTTTTGAGCCCATCAGCCAAGAGCCTCTCAGCCAAGCCAGTTGCGACAAAGCCCCAAGCCCAGTTCCTGAGCTCCAGGACCCGTTCTATGCAG aacTGCAAAGGGCAGAGAGCCTCCAAGAGAGAAGTGTGAAGGAGGCCAAGACCAAATGCCGGACGATTGCATCCCTGCTAACCGCAGCCCCCAACCCCCACTCGAAGGGGGTATTGATGTTTAAGAAACGTCGGCAGAGAGCCAAGAAGTACACCCTAGTGAGCTTTGGGGCTGCCGCGGGGACAGGCGCTGGGGAGGAGGACGGCGTCCCTCCAACTAGTGAGTCTGAGCTGGACGAAGAGGCCTTCTCCGACGCCCGCAGCCTCACCAACCAGTCCGACTGGGACAGCCCCTACCTGGACATGGAGCTGGCCAGGCCGAGCTCAGGCGCAGCAGAGGGCCAGGGCCCGGGGCTGGGAGGGCAGCTGAGTGAGGCCTCTGGGCGAGGGGCCCAACTCTTTGAACAGCAGCGCCAGCGCGCAGACTCCAGCACTCAGGAGCCGGCCGGGGATGGTCCAGCCGCCACGCTCAACGGGCAGGGCCTGCAGTCACCACCTCGGGCACAAAGCGCTCCGCCAGAGGCGGCTGTGCTCCCATCCAGCCCTTCGCCGGCCCCTGCAGCCAGCCCCAGACCTTTCCTCCCTAGCAGTGGAGCCTCTACCCCAGCTCCAAGCATCTTTAACCGGTCAGCCAGGCCGTTTACTCCGGGCTTACAAGGGCAGCGGCCAGGTACCACCTCGGTTATTTTCCGGCCCCTGGCTCCCAAAAGGGCAAATGAGAGCCTGGGAGGCCTCAGCGCCGTCCCACCGCCTTTCCTGTCCTCTCCGCAGGGGACCACTCCTCTGCCCAGCTTCTCTTCAGGGGTTCCCAGCCACGTGTCAACCCCCGGTTCCACCAGCACCCCACGCTCCTCCGGCCCCGTGACGGCCACCAGCTCCCTATACATCCCAGCCCCCAATCGTCCTGTTACGCCAGGCGGAGCCCCagagccccccgcccccgctaGCGGAGCTGCCATGACCTCCACCGCTTCTATCTTCCTATCGGCGCCTCTGCGACCTGCTGCACGCCCAGAGGCCCCCGCCCCTGGCCCCGCAGCCCCTGAGCCCTCCAGCGCTCGAGAGAAGCGCATCTCCGTGCCAGCTGCTCGCACCGGCATCCTCCAAGAGGCCCGGCGTCGGGGGACCCGAAAGCAGATGTTCCGGCCGGGAAATGAGGAGACGAAGAACTCGCCCAACCCGGAGCTGCTATCGTTGGTGCAGAACCTGGATGAAAAACCCCGGGCTGGGGGTGCGGAATCTTGTCCAGAGGAGGATGCCCTGAGCCTCGGGGCTGAAGCCTGCAACTTCATGCAGCCACCGGGGGGCAGGAGTTACAAGACTTTGCCTCACGTGACAGCTAAAACCCCGCCTCCAATGGCTCCCAAGACCCCACCCCCTACGACTCCTAAGACTCCACCCCCAGTGGCTCCCAAGCCCCCTTCTCGAGGGTTCCTCGATGGGTTAGTGAATGGGGCGGCCCCTTCAGCTGGAATCCCTGAACCACCAAGGCTTCAAGGCAAGGGTGGGGAGCTGTTTGCCAAGCGTCAGAGCCGAGCGGACAGGTATGTGGTGGAAGCACCTGGTCCTGGCCTTGGCCCTCGGCCCAGAAGCCCTTCTCctaccccctccctgcccccttcctggaAATATTCACCCAATATCCGTGCCCCACCTCCAATTGCTTACAACCCACTGCTCTCACCGTTTTTCCCCCAAGCTGCCCGAACTCTCCCTAGTAAGATCCAATCCCAAGGGCCTCGGGCAGCCCCCAAGCAGGGCATTAAGGCTTTGGATTTCATGCGGCACCAGCCCTACCAACTTAAAAGtgccatgttctgttttgatGAGGTTCCCCCGACTCCTGGACCCACCTCCTCAGTGCCTCCCAAAACTGCCCGAGTCCAGGAGATCCGCCGATTTTCGACTCCAGCGCCCCAGCCCACTGCAgagcccctggcacccactgtGCTTGCCCCCCGAGCAGCCACTACATTGGATGAGCCCATCTGGAGGGCAGAGCTGGCCTCAGCCCCTGTCCTtagcccagcccctcctccagaGTCTCCCAGGGGTCTTGGGacctcccccagctcctgtgGCTTCCAGGTAGCCAGGCCCCGGTTCTCAGCTACTAGAACAGGATGGCAGGCTCATGTGTGGAGGCCTGCGGCGGGCCACCACTGA
- the SYNPO2L gene encoding synaptopodin 2-like protein isoform X2 yields MGAEEEVLVTLSGGAPWGFRLQGGAEQRKPLQVSKIRRRSQAGRAGLRERDQLLAVNGVSCTSLSHARAMSLIDDSGNQLVLTVRRVEDEGPVRSPSPGELQALSPLSPLSPEPPGAPVPQPLLPGSLLSPPDSEAYYGETDSDADGPATQEKTRRPRRRGPTRPTPPGAPPDEVYLSDSPAEPAPGVLGPPSQDDSRVSSPSWEDRTTLQPPPAEALLLPHGPLRPGPHLIPMVGPVPHPVAEDLTTTYTQKAKQAKLQRAESLQERSVKEAKTKCRTIASLLTAAPNPHSKGVLMFKKRRQRAKKYTLVSFGAAAGTGAGEEDGVPPTSESELDEEAFSDARSLTNQSDWDSPYLDMELARPSSGAAEGQGPGLGGQLSEASGRGAQLFEQQRQRADSSTQEPAGDGPAATLNGQGLQSPPRAQSAPPEAAVLPSSPSPAPAASPRPFLPSSGASTPAPSIFNRSARPFTPGLQGQRPGTTSVIFRPLAPKRANESLGGLSAVPPPFLSSPQGTTPLPSFSSGVPSHVSTPGSTSTPRSSGPVTATSSLYIPAPNRPVTPGGAPEPPAPASGAAMTSTASIFLSAPLRPAARPEAPAPGPAAPEPSSAREKRISVPAARTGILQEARRRGTRKQMFRPGNEETKNSPNPELLSLVQNLDEKPRAGGAESCPEEDALSLGAEACNFMQPPGGRSYKTLPHVTAKTPPPMAPKTPPPTTPKTPPPVAPKPPSRGFLDGLVNGAAPSAGIPEPPRLQGKGGELFAKRQSRADRPS; encoded by the exons ATGGGTGCTGAGGAGGAGGTGCTGGTCACACTGTCTGGGGGAGCCCCCTGGGGCTTCCGACTTCAGGGGGGGGCCGAGCAGAGGAAACCTTTACAGGTATCCAAG ATCCGAAGACGGAGCCAGGCTGGCAGAGCAGGACTCCGGGAAAGGGATCAGCTTTTGGCCGTCAATGGGGTTTCCTGCACCAGCCTCTCTCATGCCAGAGCCATGAGCCTCATCGATGACTCAGGGAATCAGCTTGTCCTCACCGTCAGGCG GGTAGAGGACGAGGGGCCTGTGCGATCTCCATCCCCTGGTGAGCTTCAGGCACTGTCACCCTTGTCTCCGCTGAGTCCTGAGCCCCCTGGTGCTCCAGTTCCCCAGCCTCTCCTGCCTGggagcctcctctctccccctgaCAGTGAGGCTTACTATGGAGAGACAGACAGTGATGCTGATGGCCCAGCCACCCAGGAAAAGACCCGCCGACCCCGCCGCCGAGGCCCAACAaggcccacccctccaggagccCCACCTGACGAGGTCTACCTGTCTGACAGCCCCGCAGAGCCAGCACCTGGTGTCCTTGGCCCTCCCAGCCAGGATGACAGCCGCGTGAGCTCCCCATCTTGGGAGGACAGGACAACCCTTCAGCCACCCCCGGCTGAGGCCCTGCTGTTGCCCCATGGCCCCCTCCGGCCTGGCCCTCATCTCATCCCTATGGTGGGGCCTGTTCCCCACCCAGTGGCAGAAGATCTGACTACCACCTATACTCAGAAGGCCAAACAAGCCA aacTGCAAAGGGCAGAGAGCCTCCAAGAGAGAAGTGTGAAGGAGGCCAAGACCAAATGCCGGACGATTGCATCCCTGCTAACCGCAGCCCCCAACCCCCACTCGAAGGGGGTATTGATGTTTAAGAAACGTCGGCAGAGAGCCAAGAAGTACACCCTAGTGAGCTTTGGGGCTGCCGCGGGGACAGGCGCTGGGGAGGAGGACGGCGTCCCTCCAACTAGTGAGTCTGAGCTGGACGAAGAGGCCTTCTCCGACGCCCGCAGCCTCACCAACCAGTCCGACTGGGACAGCCCCTACCTGGACATGGAGCTGGCCAGGCCGAGCTCAGGCGCAGCAGAGGGCCAGGGCCCGGGGCTGGGAGGGCAGCTGAGTGAGGCCTCTGGGCGAGGGGCCCAACTCTTTGAACAGCAGCGCCAGCGCGCAGACTCCAGCACTCAGGAGCCGGCCGGGGATGGTCCAGCCGCCACGCTCAACGGGCAGGGCCTGCAGTCACCACCTCGGGCACAAAGCGCTCCGCCAGAGGCGGCTGTGCTCCCATCCAGCCCTTCGCCGGCCCCTGCAGCCAGCCCCAGACCTTTCCTCCCTAGCAGTGGAGCCTCTACCCCAGCTCCAAGCATCTTTAACCGGTCAGCCAGGCCGTTTACTCCGGGCTTACAAGGGCAGCGGCCAGGTACCACCTCGGTTATTTTCCGGCCCCTGGCTCCCAAAAGGGCAAATGAGAGCCTGGGAGGCCTCAGCGCCGTCCCACCGCCTTTCCTGTCCTCTCCGCAGGGGACCACTCCTCTGCCCAGCTTCTCTTCAGGGGTTCCCAGCCACGTGTCAACCCCCGGTTCCACCAGCACCCCACGCTCCTCCGGCCCCGTGACGGCCACCAGCTCCCTATACATCCCAGCCCCCAATCGTCCTGTTACGCCAGGCGGAGCCCCagagccccccgcccccgctaGCGGAGCTGCCATGACCTCCACCGCTTCTATCTTCCTATCGGCGCCTCTGCGACCTGCTGCACGCCCAGAGGCCCCCGCCCCTGGCCCCGCAGCCCCTGAGCCCTCCAGCGCTCGAGAGAAGCGCATCTCCGTGCCAGCTGCTCGCACCGGCATCCTCCAAGAGGCCCGGCGTCGGGGGACCCGAAAGCAGATGTTCCGGCCGGGAAATGAGGAGACGAAGAACTCGCCCAACCCGGAGCTGCTATCGTTGGTGCAGAACCTGGATGAAAAACCCCGGGCTGGGGGTGCGGAATCTTGTCCAGAGGAGGATGCCCTGAGCCTCGGGGCTGAAGCCTGCAACTTCATGCAGCCACCGGGGGGCAGGAGTTACAAGACTTTGCCTCACGTGACAGCTAAAACCCCGCCTCCAATGGCTCCCAAGACCCCACCCCCTACGACTCCTAAGACTCCACCCCCAGTGGCTCCCAAGCCCCCTTCTCGAGGGTTCCTCGATGGGTTAGTGAATGGGGCGGCCCCTTCAGCTGGAATCCCTGAACCACCAAGGCTTCAAGGCAAGGGTGGGGAGCTGTTTGCCAAGCGTCAGAGCCGAGCGGACAG
- the SYNPO2L gene encoding synaptopodin 2-like protein isoform X1 gives MGAEEEVLVTLSGGAPWGFRLQGGAEQRKPLQVSKIRRRSQAGRAGLRERDQLLAVNGVSCTSLSHARAMSLIDDSGNQLVLTVRRVEDEGPVRSPSPGELQALSPLSPLSPEPPGAPVPQPLLPGSLLSPPDSEAYYGETDSDADGPATQEKTRRPRRRGPTRPTPPGAPPDEVYLSDSPAEPAPGVLGPPSQDDSRVSSPSWEDRTTLQPPPAEALLLPHGPLRPGPHLIPMVGPVPHPVAEDLTTTYTQKAKQAKLQRAESLQERSVKEAKTKCRTIASLLTAAPNPHSKGVLMFKKRRQRAKKYTLVSFGAAAGTGAGEEDGVPPTSESELDEEAFSDARSLTNQSDWDSPYLDMELARPSSGAAEGQGPGLGGQLSEASGRGAQLFEQQRQRADSSTQEPAGDGPAATLNGQGLQSPPRAQSAPPEAAVLPSSPSPAPAASPRPFLPSSGASTPAPSIFNRSARPFTPGLQGQRPGTTSVIFRPLAPKRANESLGGLSAVPPPFLSSPQGTTPLPSFSSGVPSHVSTPGSTSTPRSSGPVTATSSLYIPAPNRPVTPGGAPEPPAPASGAAMTSTASIFLSAPLRPAARPEAPAPGPAAPEPSSAREKRISVPAARTGILQEARRRGTRKQMFRPGNEETKNSPNPELLSLVQNLDEKPRAGGAESCPEEDALSLGAEACNFMQPPGGRSYKTLPHVTAKTPPPMAPKTPPPTTPKTPPPVAPKPPSRGFLDGLVNGAAPSAGIPEPPRLQGKGGELFAKRQSRADSAAPTPAQLGFSRHSSTVL, from the exons ATGGGTGCTGAGGAGGAGGTGCTGGTCACACTGTCTGGGGGAGCCCCCTGGGGCTTCCGACTTCAGGGGGGGGCCGAGCAGAGGAAACCTTTACAGGTATCCAAG ATCCGAAGACGGAGCCAGGCTGGCAGAGCAGGACTCCGGGAAAGGGATCAGCTTTTGGCCGTCAATGGGGTTTCCTGCACCAGCCTCTCTCATGCCAGAGCCATGAGCCTCATCGATGACTCAGGGAATCAGCTTGTCCTCACCGTCAGGCG GGTAGAGGACGAGGGGCCTGTGCGATCTCCATCCCCTGGTGAGCTTCAGGCACTGTCACCCTTGTCTCCGCTGAGTCCTGAGCCCCCTGGTGCTCCAGTTCCCCAGCCTCTCCTGCCTGggagcctcctctctccccctgaCAGTGAGGCTTACTATGGAGAGACAGACAGTGATGCTGATGGCCCAGCCACCCAGGAAAAGACCCGCCGACCCCGCCGCCGAGGCCCAACAaggcccacccctccaggagccCCACCTGACGAGGTCTACCTGTCTGACAGCCCCGCAGAGCCAGCACCTGGTGTCCTTGGCCCTCCCAGCCAGGATGACAGCCGCGTGAGCTCCCCATCTTGGGAGGACAGGACAACCCTTCAGCCACCCCCGGCTGAGGCCCTGCTGTTGCCCCATGGCCCCCTCCGGCCTGGCCCTCATCTCATCCCTATGGTGGGGCCTGTTCCCCACCCAGTGGCAGAAGATCTGACTACCACCTATACTCAGAAGGCCAAACAAGCCA aacTGCAAAGGGCAGAGAGCCTCCAAGAGAGAAGTGTGAAGGAGGCCAAGACCAAATGCCGGACGATTGCATCCCTGCTAACCGCAGCCCCCAACCCCCACTCGAAGGGGGTATTGATGTTTAAGAAACGTCGGCAGAGAGCCAAGAAGTACACCCTAGTGAGCTTTGGGGCTGCCGCGGGGACAGGCGCTGGGGAGGAGGACGGCGTCCCTCCAACTAGTGAGTCTGAGCTGGACGAAGAGGCCTTCTCCGACGCCCGCAGCCTCACCAACCAGTCCGACTGGGACAGCCCCTACCTGGACATGGAGCTGGCCAGGCCGAGCTCAGGCGCAGCAGAGGGCCAGGGCCCGGGGCTGGGAGGGCAGCTGAGTGAGGCCTCTGGGCGAGGGGCCCAACTCTTTGAACAGCAGCGCCAGCGCGCAGACTCCAGCACTCAGGAGCCGGCCGGGGATGGTCCAGCCGCCACGCTCAACGGGCAGGGCCTGCAGTCACCACCTCGGGCACAAAGCGCTCCGCCAGAGGCGGCTGTGCTCCCATCCAGCCCTTCGCCGGCCCCTGCAGCCAGCCCCAGACCTTTCCTCCCTAGCAGTGGAGCCTCTACCCCAGCTCCAAGCATCTTTAACCGGTCAGCCAGGCCGTTTACTCCGGGCTTACAAGGGCAGCGGCCAGGTACCACCTCGGTTATTTTCCGGCCCCTGGCTCCCAAAAGGGCAAATGAGAGCCTGGGAGGCCTCAGCGCCGTCCCACCGCCTTTCCTGTCCTCTCCGCAGGGGACCACTCCTCTGCCCAGCTTCTCTTCAGGGGTTCCCAGCCACGTGTCAACCCCCGGTTCCACCAGCACCCCACGCTCCTCCGGCCCCGTGACGGCCACCAGCTCCCTATACATCCCAGCCCCCAATCGTCCTGTTACGCCAGGCGGAGCCCCagagccccccgcccccgctaGCGGAGCTGCCATGACCTCCACCGCTTCTATCTTCCTATCGGCGCCTCTGCGACCTGCTGCACGCCCAGAGGCCCCCGCCCCTGGCCCCGCAGCCCCTGAGCCCTCCAGCGCTCGAGAGAAGCGCATCTCCGTGCCAGCTGCTCGCACCGGCATCCTCCAAGAGGCCCGGCGTCGGGGGACCCGAAAGCAGATGTTCCGGCCGGGAAATGAGGAGACGAAGAACTCGCCCAACCCGGAGCTGCTATCGTTGGTGCAGAACCTGGATGAAAAACCCCGGGCTGGGGGTGCGGAATCTTGTCCAGAGGAGGATGCCCTGAGCCTCGGGGCTGAAGCCTGCAACTTCATGCAGCCACCGGGGGGCAGGAGTTACAAGACTTTGCCTCACGTGACAGCTAAAACCCCGCCTCCAATGGCTCCCAAGACCCCACCCCCTACGACTCCTAAGACTCCACCCCCAGTGGCTCCCAAGCCCCCTTCTCGAGGGTTCCTCGATGGGTTAGTGAATGGGGCGGCCCCTTCAGCTGGAATCCCTGAACCACCAAGGCTTCAAGGCAAGGGTGGGGAGCTGTTTGCCAAGCGTCAGAGCCGAGCGGACAG